In the genome of Flexistipes sinusarabici DSM 4947, one region contains:
- the mreC gene encoding rod shape-determining protein MreC produces MIFRRKFIAVVILLILIILLQTRVPESQKVFRGIFGNILNPVLYYTEMTTSYISNVYNDYINLVGVKKNNEELREKIRQLKLENSILSEKLTEYNRLKKLLNFKKAYDFRTIACNVIGRNIEGFLKYIIIDAGSTDGVEINDAVVSYEGLVGKVVEVYRSSARVNVILNVNSYVSVMNFNTRTVGILSGDGEGKLVVDFYDKLDEVSKGDLFITSGLGGLYPKGIPVGNAVKNTESVNGIFQKIFVEQKVNFYKLENVLVVKDEE; encoded by the coding sequence ATGATTTTTAGAAGAAAATTTATAGCAGTTGTTATACTTTTAATTCTAATCATTCTTCTTCAGACGAGAGTACCTGAATCCCAAAAAGTATTCAGGGGAATTTTCGGTAATATACTGAATCCTGTTCTTTATTATACAGAGATGACAACAAGTTATATTTCCAATGTTTACAATGATTACATAAACCTTGTTGGTGTAAAGAAAAACAATGAAGAGCTCAGAGAAAAGATTCGACAGCTTAAACTTGAAAACAGTATTTTAAGTGAAAAATTAACTGAATATAACCGATTAAAGAAATTACTGAACTTTAAAAAAGCTTATGATTTCCGGACAATAGCCTGTAATGTGATAGGACGTAATATAGAAGGCTTTTTAAAATACATTATAATAGATGCCGGAAGTACGGACGGTGTGGAAATTAATGATGCAGTTGTCAGCTATGAGGGGCTTGTGGGCAAGGTTGTGGAGGTTTACCGCAGCTCTGCTAGGGTAAATGTTATTCTGAATGTGAACAGTTATGTCAGCGTTATGAACTTTAATACAAGAACAGTCGGAATTCTCAGTGGCGATGGGGAAGGTAAATTGGTGGTCGATTTTTACGACAAACTGGATGAAGTCTCAAAAGGAGACCTTTTTATTACCTCGGGACTCGGAGGACTTTATCCTAAAGGTATACCGGTGGGTAACGCTGTAAAAAACACGGAATCTGTGAACGGTATTTTTCAGAAGATTTTTGTGGAGCAAAAGGTAAATTTTTATAAACTTGAAAACGTATTAGTAGTAAAAGATGAAGAATAA